GAGCACCGGCACGTAGAGCTCCATCTCGCCTCCATACACACGCTTGTTGCGCTGCTGGCTTCCAGCAGTGAGCGCCACTTCGTGACTTTGTGAACCGAATCACAATGTGCGCCGGGTCACATCTTGCCACTCCTGAGGGGGATTGCAAGCGGCTTGCGGGATCGCAGCCTCTGCACTTTTACGCAGCGGCGTGGAGGTGCGTGATCATCCGGCGGCAAACTCCCGCAGAATCACGCCATGGTGTGGATCCGGTCGGTCAGGCGTCGGGGTCCGAGTCTGAGCCCGGGGCCGGGTCCGGACGGATCCAGCCGTTGGCGATGCCGTTCCTGACGATCGCGTCCGTGGCTTTGCCGAGAGTCGTGCTCGCCGCGACCACGCCGGCCTCGCGGCCGCGGATCTTCGACTCGGTCGCGCCCGGCATCCGCCAGGTGCCGCCGCGGTTGAGCCAGTTGAGCAGCATCGGCTCGAGGCGGTCGATGCCCTTGCAGAACCTGGCTTCCGGGGTCTCGGCGGCCTCGAACTCGTCCCACAGGGCCCGGATCTCGCGCGCCTGGTCCTCCGGGAGCAACGGGAAGAGCCGCTCTGCCGCCGCGACCTCGCGTTCGACCTGGCCGACGACGGCCGCGGGGTCGAAGACCGGGCTGTCACCGGCATAGATCTCGACCATGTCGTGGATGATCACGAGCTTCATCGCATGGCCGACATCGATCGGCTCGTTGGCGTACTCGGCCAGGAGCAGCACCATCAGCGCGAGATGCCAGGAGTGCTCCGCGTCGTTCTCGCGGCGCTCCACCGCGGCCAGCCCCGAGGCGCGCAGGATCGTCTTGAGCCTGTCGGCCTCGGCGATGAAGGTCAGCTGCGCTCGCAGCCGATCATCGATCTCGTCCGGGAGCGGGTTCAGGTCGATGATCAGGTCGGCGGGCGAGTCGTCCATGCGCCGACCTTCGCATGCGGCGTACGTCCGGGGGAAGCGACTTACTCCGGTCAGCGAGCGGGCAGGGGCCTCGTCGAACGGGTCACGTACGCCGCCCCCTCGGGCCCCACCACGGCGTAGGAGTCGCCGAGCCGGGAGCTGTACTCGAGGTGGGCACGGCCCCAGAACATGCCGATCCGGATACCGCCGTACATGCCCGGAGCGGTGAACCAGGCCTCCTCGGGGCCGCGCTCCTCGCAGATGAGCCGGATGTCGAACGTACGCAGCTGGTGGTCGCCACGGAAGTCGTGGGTCAGCTCGCCGAGGGTGGCGTTCACGTGATGGTTGACGCCCTCGAGATGGTCGCCGAGCGGCGTGCCGGGGCGGAAGTAGGGGTCGAGCATGTCGAGCAGGTGGGCGTGCCCCCGCCGCTTGGCGAGCTGGTAGGGGGTCTCGCCGTGAGCGGTGGGCAGCGACCGGACCCCACCCAGCGAGAGCAGCTCCTGCACGGTCTCCCTCGGCGCACCGAGGTAGGCGGCGTGGTGGAGCGGCGTGAACATCGACTCGCCGCCGATCTTCCAGGTGTTGACGCCGACGGTGTAGTCGTTGCGCACCTGTGAGAGCGCCCGGCGCCAGTCGCCCTGGGCGGCGGCGTCGGTCAGGGAGTCCCGGGCCTTCACCGCGGCGGGACCATAGGCCTCGCGGGGCATCAAGATGCCATCCCATGGCAACGTGGTTGTCATATTCCGAACTTTCGCAGAGATCAGGCGGTTGCGTGATGAAGTGCGACGATTCCGCCGGACAGGTTCGTCCAGGTCGGCGTCTGCCAACCGGCTGAGGAGAGCATCGCGGCCAGCCCCGCCTGGTCGGGCCAGGCCCGGATGGACTCGGCGAGGTAGACGTAGGCGTCAGGAGATGAGGACACTGCCCGGGCGACCGGCGGAAGCGCCTTCATGAGGTATTCGACGTAGACCGTGCGGAACGGCTTCCAGGTCGGGTGCGAGAACTCGCAGACCACGATCCGGCCGCCGGGGCGGGTGACGCGGCGCAGCTCACGCAGACCCGCCTCCGGGTCGACGATGTTGCGCAGGCCGAACGAGATGGTGACCGCGTCGAACGTGCCGTCGCGGTAGGGCAGCCTGGTGCCGTCGCCCGCGGTGAACGGCAGGTGCGGCTTGGCCTCCTTGCCGACCTGGAGCATGCCGATCGAGAAGTCGGTCGGCACGACCTCGGCGCCCGCGTCGAGGAACGGCTGCGACGAGGTGCCGGTGCCGGCGGCGAGGTCGAGGACGATCTCCCCCGGCTTGGGATCGACCGCCTTGATGACCTCGCGTCGCCAGCGCCGGTCCTGCCCGAGCGAGAGCACGTCGTTGGTGACGTCGTAGCGCTTGGCCACGGCGTCGAACATCCGGCGAACCTCACCGGGCTGCTTGTCCAGATCTGCTCGGGTCACGGGTGTGTAGGCCCCGGTCTCCTCAGGCGAGCTTCTTGAAGATCTCGTCGGCGTACTTCGCCGCTTCCTTCTTCGAGGTCGCGGTGGCCTGGACGGTCACGTCGTCGGTGGCGTGCGAGCAGGTCGCCTGCGTCTGACCGGTCTGCTGGTCGGCGCTGGAGTAGCAGACGTTGTCGCGCACGTTGGAGACCTCGCCACCGCCGTAGTAGGCGCTGCCGTCGCCCGCGAAGGCGCGGATCAGGACAGACTTCTTCATGTCCTTGGAGATGTAGGTGCGCGAAGCCATCGAGAAGCCGAGCGCCTTGGACACGTTGCGGTCCTCGGTCTTCGCACCAGCCGCGCTCTGCTTGATGAAGGTGTCGAGCTGGTCCTCGGTGGCACCCTGCTTCTTGATCACGTCGAGGTCGTAGGACGACTTCTTGTCAGCGGGGTTCAGGCCGCCGGAGAGCGTCTGCGGGAGGCTGATCTTCGCGCCGGACGAGGACTCGGAGTCGCCAACCCATCGCGGCAGGCCCACGCCGAGCACGACCAGCAGCGCAAGGCCGATGATGCCGAGGGTGATGCCGTTCTCTGCGATGAACGACTGTTCTTTGTTGGTACTCACGCCAGCGCACGCTACAACCCAGGTGGTGACCAACGGAAGCGGGGGCTCGATGGCCGATATCACCTCCGATCGGATCACTTCGGCTCGTCTCCCCCGCCACCACGCCGATATCCTGGGTCGGTGAGCCAACTCCCCACAACGTCCTCGCTTCGCTCCGGGGGCCACGGCGACCCCGAGAAGAGTGAGTCTGAGCAGCGGGCTCTGGTCGCCACGACCGTGGCGCTCGACGCGGGCTCGGAAACCCTGGACGACCTGCTCGCACTGCTCCCCGCCCGGCGCCGAGTCCTCTCCTGGGTCCGCCACGGCGAAGGCCTCGTCGGCTGGGGCACCGCGGCCCAGATCCGCACGTCGGGCCCCGAACGGTTCGCGCACGCGACCAAGTGGTTCGACGAGCTCGCCGCCGCCTCGACGGTCTCCGACGAGGTCGAGGTGCCCGGCAGCGGCCTGATCGGCTTCGGGTCCTTCGCGTTCGCCGACCTGCCCGGCTATTCGGTGTTCACGGTGCCGTCGGTCGTCGTCGGCCGCCGCGGTGACGCGGCCTGGGTGACCACCATCGGGCCGGCCGCCTCGCCGCCGCCGGTGCTGGCACCCACCGCCCCGCCCGAGTCGCCGCGCGATGTCGTGTTCGCCGATGCGTACGTCGACGGCGAGCACTGGATGCGCATCGTCGCCGACGCCGTCTCCCGCCTCCAGGCCGGCGATCTCGACAAGGTCGTCCTCGCTCGAGACCTGCTGGCCGCCGCCGACGCCCCGATCGACATCCGCGCGGTGCTGCGGCGCTTGGCCGACACCTACCCGACGTGCTGGACGTTCCACGTCGACGACCTCTTCGGCGCGACACCCGAGCTCCTCGTACGCCGCGAGCGCGGCCTGGTCACCTCGCGCGTGCTCGCCGGCACGATCTGGCCGACCGGCGAGGATGCCGACCCGCAACGATCCAGCGACCTCGCCCTGGCCGCCTCGCTCTCCGAGTCGTCGAAGAACCTCGAGGAGCACGAGTACGCCGCCAGGTCGGTCGCCGACGCCCTGGAGCCGCACTGCTCCTCGATGAACGTGCCCGAGGCTCCGTTCGTGCTCAAGCTCCCCAACGTGATGCACCTGGCCACCGACATCACGGGCGTGGCCAGCGACGGGGTGAGCTCGCTCGACCTCGCCGCCGCGCTGCACCCCTCGGCCGCGGTCGGCGGCACCCCTCGCGAGCAAGCCGTCGACCTGATCGCCGAGATCGAGTCGATGGAGCGTGCCCGATACGCCGGACCGGTCGGCTGGATGGACGCCACCGGTGACGGCGAGTGGGGCATCGCGCTGCGGTCTGCCGAGATGATCGACGACCACACCGCCCGGCTGTTCGCCGGCTGCGGCATCGTCGCGGGCTCCGACCCGGAGACCGAGCTGGCCGAGACCCAGGCCAAGTTCGTCCCCATCCGCGACGCCCTGTCCTGACCCGTAGCCCTGACCGGCAGCCCTGACCGGCGCCGTGGGGTGGATCCCGCGCGATAGGTTCGTCGGCATGAGGATCACGAAGTTCGGCCATGCCTGTGTCCGGATCGAGCACGACGGGGCGGTGGTGGTCGTCGACCCGGGCGTCTTCACCCAGCCCGAGGCGCTCGACGGCGCGACGGCGGTGCTGATCACCCACGAGCACCCCGACCACTACAGCCCCGCGCTCCTGGAGGGCAACGACGCCCCGGTCTACACGATCGGCGCTGTCGCGGCACAGATCGAGAAGGGTGCGCCCGCGGTGCACGAACGTACGACGGTGGTGGGCCCGGGCGAGTCGTTCGACGCCGGCCTGCCCGTCACCGCGGTCAACGAGAAGCACGCGGTGATCCACCCCGACATGCCCCACTTCGACAACTCCGGCTACCTGATCACCGCCGGCGACCAGACCCTCTTCCACCCGGGCGACGCCCTCGACGGCCCCGGCCGTCCGGTGGACGTGCTCTTCCTGCCCGTCTCCGCGCCGTGGGCACGCTCGTCGGAGCTGATCGACTTCGCCCGCGACACCGGCGCCTCCCGCACCGTCGCCATCCACGACCGGATCTACTCCGACGCCGGCGCCAACGTCTTCGACACCCAGGCCGGTGCCCTGATCCCCGCCGAGCGCGGCTACGTACGCCTCGCGGACGGAGCCGATCTCTGATGGCTCTGATCGCAGTCACCTACACCTACAACGACCTTCCCGAGCTGCGCGCCGCCCACCTGAGCGCACACCGTGAGTTCCTCGGAAGCCTGCCCGGCCTGGTGCTCTCCGGCCCCACCTCCACCGGCTCCGCCCTCCTCCTCTTCGAGGGCGACGTCGACACAGAATCCATCGAGACCACCCTCGACGACGACCCCTTCCGCGCCGTCGGCCTCATCGACGCACGTCAGGTGTTCGAGTGGACTCCGGTTCTGGGGAGCTGGAAGGACACGCTGGGGCTCTGAGTCTTGGGGCGCGCCTGAGCATTGGGCGTACGTTCGCGCGGCTGCGCACTCGCTGGGTGCTGTTGTTGCGTGGGACTGTTTGCCGCCGACCCGTACGCGGAGGGTGTTTCACGCCGGCACCCGGAGTCAAGGACGGCCTGCGGCCGCCGGCTTCGCCGGTCGCCTTCGGCGATCCTTGACACCGGGCACCGCCGAGAATTTTGGCTGTCTATCGGGTCGGCGGCAGGGGTCTGGTACGACACATTCGGGTTGGGTGCCGGGCCGAGAATGGGGGCAGGTCTGGCTGCCCGCCGAGGCGGTCGCGGGTCGCTGTACTAGACGATGACGCTTTGTGAATCGTTCACAAAGCGAATGCCTGGATCAGGGCCGGCGAGTGAACCGGATCGTCCCGTCGGGCAGACGTTCGTGGGTGAAACCGGGTGCGTGCGCCAACCGATGGTGATGGGGACACAGCAGGACCCCGTCTTTCAGGTCTGTCTTCCCGCCTAACGACCATGGAGTCAGATGGTGGGCGTCGCACCATTCCGGTGGCATGTCACAACCCTCGGCTTGGCAGCACTTCTGCTGCAACCGGAGTGCTTTGCGCTGGATCGGCTGGAAGAACCTGCTCGAACGACCCGCATCAAGGACCTGGCCATCGCTGCCGAGCACCCACGGGATGATCGTGGCGTTGCAGGCAATCTTGCGGGCCTCGGTGGCACTGATCATGGTCCCGTTGGTCTCGTCGAACCCCAAGATGGCGGTGCCAAGCTCTTTGCGGAGGTCATCGAGCGAGATCACCACGTTGATGGTCGTCGCGTCACCACCGTGGCGGGGCAGGGCGACGGGGTCGATGGTCTCGATCAGACGGGCGAAGCCTTGGCCCACGAGTCGCTCCCACGGCGGGAGCGGTGTGCCCTTCTCCGCCAACTGTTGCTTACGGGGCTGTGCCCAGGCTTCGACGTGGGTCTTGAACCGCATCCCCATGGCGACCGGCAACACGCCGTCGAAGCCAACTGTGCCGTCGTGGTTGTCCCAGATCCGTAGCGCGGTCTTCTGCTGAGCCCGTTCTTCCTCAGCCAGGAGGGCTTTGGCTTCGGCGTCTTCGAACCGGGCTGGGTCGATCTCGACCAGGATCCGCTTCCCAACGACCCGAAGTTCGTTGGCGGTCAGCCGGGTGGCGTAGTCGACGAGGAGTTTCTCGGCGAGCAACAAGTCTTCTGCGCTCGCGGCAGAGTTCGCCTCGATCGCGTTCAAAGCTTTGGTGATCACTCGGGCTTTGTCGTGGGAGATCACACCGTCGGCTAGGCCGGTGGCGAGCAGCTCGTGTTTGGCTACGGCGGCTGCGAGCTTGATCTGAGCCCGGGCTGCCGATTTGTCGACAAGGAGATTTGCCCGGATCCAGGCGGAGGCGTCTCGGTCGCCTGCCTCTTCTGCGATGTCGCCAGCAGTGGCGAGCACCCGCAGCTCGAGCGCAGCCTGCTGCGCCTTCAAGGTTTCGAGCCGCGCCAAGACGTCCTTCTTCTGGCTGGTTCGCCAGTACGCGGGGTCCATGGTGAGCAGGTCGCCGAGAGCGGTTTCGATGGCAGCGAGAGCAGCCGAGACGGGGTCGCCGGGGCTGGTGCCCCAGTGGTCGACGTGGTTCTCGACGCTCATTGCTGACCCCCTCTCAAGGTGCCCTTCGGGTACCCCTGATTTTACTCTCTACCAACGAGTAAAGCCAGTCATTTCCGCAGGTCAAACCCTATTTTGCGGCAGCGAACCAACGGTCATACCTCCCGGCCACACCGGTGCCGCCGCCCCGATAATCAGCCAAATCTTTTCTCGATCTGGCCCGGAGTCCAGGACCGCGAAGCGGCCGGCGAAGCCGGCGCCCGCAGGGCGTCCTTGACGCCGGGCCAGATCGAGAAGACCGTGAAGAACGGGTCGGCGGCACGCATGCCCCCGAAGAACATCAACCTCGCGCGAGCGCCTGAAGCCGGTCGTACGCTCCGTTGAACGTGTTCTGATCCAACGGCGAAGACGTGTACTGCCAGAACGTATAGAACCCCCAGCCCGCCGGCAGCGTGCCGGGACCAGACGCATATCGCGCGATCCACAATGGGTGAGCGGACGAGAACTGCGAGGTGTTACCCGTGCAGGTCGTCCACCAGTCGGTGGTCGTGTAGATCACCGCGTCGCGGCCGGTGCGGGAGCGGTAGCGGTCGAGGAAGGCCGCGATCCAGGAGCGCATGGAGGCCTGCGAGAGCCCGTAGCAGGTGCCGCCGTCGTACGGGTTGTACTCGATGTCGAGCACCCCGGGAAGGGTCTTCCCGTCGCCCGACCAGCCGCCGCCGTTGTCGACGAAGTAGTCGGCCTGGGCGGCGCCGCCGGAGTCGGACGGGTTGGCGAAGTGGTAGGCGCCGCGGATGAATCCCTGGTTGTAGGAGCCGTTGTACTGCTGCGGGAAGTAGGTGCTGTTCTTGTAGTAGCTGCCCTCGGTCGCCTTGACGTAGGCGAACCGCTTGCCCTGGCCCCACCAGTAGGCCCAGTCGACGTTGCCCTGGTGACCGGAGACGTCCATGCCGCTCACGGTGGCCTGCGCGGAGATGGGCTCCTTGTGGGGGCTGCCGCCCTGGGCGTGGGAGCCCTTGGTCGACCAGCCGACGTAGGCGCCGTCCTTCAGCGTGACACCGTGGCTCTTCGCGTTGTCGGTGAGATGGCGGTCGTTCTTCTTCGGGGTCGCGGCGGCGGGCTCGGCGCCGGCCGGCGCTGTCGGGGACAAGGAGAGAGCGAGGAGGAGACCGGCGGCGATCGCGGTCGCTCTGACGGATCTGAGGCGCAAAGGACTCATGGGGGCTGGGCCTTTCCCGAGGAGACGGTTCGATCTGGTCCGGACGGAGTTGCCCGGCCCCATCATCGTGCCGCACCCCACGTCCCCCGGGGCATGATTCGCGAGTAACAAAGTTACTCAACCAATTGGTTGACAAACGTCGACGAGGCCGCCTAACCTTGTTATCAACCAAACGGTTGACATCAAGGATGGAGCGAGATGAGCGAGGACAGGCTCTCCCGAGTCTTTGCGGCACTGGCAGACCCGACCCGTCGCGACCTGGTCGCCCGGCTCTCGGCGGCCGACACGACGGTCGGCGACCTCGCCGCGCCGTACGACGTCAGTCTCCAGGCGGTCTCGAAGCACCTCAAGGTGCTCGAGGACGCGGGCCTCGTCAGCAGGGAGTCGCGCCGTGCCCCCGTGCGTCTCGAAGCGGAGGTGTTCGACCTCATGACGAAGTGGATCGAGCGATACCAGCAGCAGGCCGAGGAGCGCTACCGGCGCTTGGACGCGCTGCTCGACGACATGCAGCACAACCCATCAGGACGAGAAGAGGACGCATCATGACCACGACGAAGAACGAGACCCTGATCGAGGCCTCGAAGGAGACCCCGACGATCACCATCACCCGCGAGTTCGACGCTCCGCCGGAGCTCGTCTTCCGCGCCCACGCCGAGAAGGAGCTGTACGCCAAGTGGCTGGGCCCCGCCGACGTCGGCATGCACATCACCGACTGGGACTTCCGCACCGGCGGCGCCTGGGCCTACTCCGCCGAGCGCGACGGTGACGAGTTCACCCAGTTCTTCGGCAGCTTCCACGAGGTGCGCGAGAACGAGCGCATCGTGCAGACCTTCACCTGGCGCGGCGCCCCCGACGGGGCCTCGCTGGAATACCTCACCTTCGAGCCCCTCCCCGGCGGCCGCACCCGTCTGATCGGCTTCAGCGTCGTGGAGTCGTTCGAGACCCAGGCGGCGATCATGTCCAGCGGCATGGACAAGGGCGTCATCCAGGGCTACGAGCAGCTCGACGAGCTCCTCGCGGGGCTCTCGTGACCTCCTCCGACCTGAGCGGGCGCGAGCAGCACGCGTACGACGCGGGCCGGTTCGCCGAGCTCATCGGCTCCGCCGCCACCGAGGACTGGGCCCGTCCCAGCCCGGTGGCGGCCTGGACCGCGCTCGACGTCGTCAGCCACCTCGTCGAGTGGTCACGAGCCTTCCTCAGCGGATCGGCCGGCGTCGATCTCGCGCCGCTCGATGTCCGGACCGACCCGGCCGCAGCCTGGAAGGTCCACACCTCCGACATCCAGCAGCTCTTCGACGACCCCGCCGGCCGGGCGGTCTCCAACCCGCACGTGGGCGACAAACCGCTCGACGTGGCTCTCGCCGAGATCTACACGCCCGACGTCTGGATGCACTCCTGGGACCTCGCTCGCGCCCTCGGACAGGACTTCGACCTCGGCGCCGACCGCGCCGCGGCCATGCTGGCCGCCGCGCCCGCGATGGAGGACGCCATGCGCGGCTCCGGTCAGTTCGGCCCCCGGGTCGAGGTCTCCCCCGACGCCACCCCTCAGGAGCAGCTTCTCGGCTTCATCGGCCGCGACCCGCACTGGACCCCCTGATGCCGAGTCGGCTCGTTCTAACGAGCCGACTCGACGTCCGGATCGGTCAGAACGAGCCGACTCGGCCTCGGGATCGGTCAGAACGAGCCGACTCGGCGTACGGGCTTCAGGAACGCGCGAGGGCGCGGATGGCGAGGTCGAGGTCGCGGCGGCCCCTGCGGGAGACCACGGCCTCGACGACCTCGATGCCGCCGTTGGGGGACGCGAGGGTGGCTTCGAGCTCGGGCACGGAGGTGACCGCGAGATGCGGGATGCGATGGGCGGCGCAAAGGGCTTCCAGCGAGGTGCCGTGAGGTGTGCCGAAGAGACGCTCGAAGCTGTCGGCATACTCGTCGGCGCCCTGCTCCAGCGAGGCGAAGATCGAGCCGCCGTCGTCGTTGCCCACGACGATGGTGAGGTCGGGACGGACCTCCTCGGGGCCGAGCAGGAGGCCACCGCTGTCGTGCAGGAAGGTGACGTCGCCCATCAGCGCCAGCGAGCGCGTCGACCAGGAGCGGCCCACGGCGGCGCCGATCGCCGTGGAGACGATCCCGTCGATGCCGGCCAGGCCGCGGTTGGCGATCACCTTGCGCCGCCCGCCGACGTTGTTGGACCGCATCATCACGTCCAGGTCGCGCACCGGGTTGGACGGGCCGAGCATCAGCAGCCCACGGTCGGGCAGGGCGCGGGCGACCACGGCGGCGACGTCGTACGCCGTCATCTCCGGCTGCTCGTGAAGCAGCCGGTCCACACCACGACCGAGGTCGCGATCCGCGGAACGCCACTCCTCCAGCCATGCCGGGTCGGGCTCGCCCTCGACATGGAGCCGGGTGCGGATCGTGCGGTCGACGCGGAACGGGCGCGCCGGCCAGGCACCCTCGACGGGCGCCGCGATGATCTCGACGTCGGCGCGAGCGAGCAGGTTGGTGACCGGCCGGGAGAGCGTCGGGTGGCCATAGACGACGACCCGCTCGACCCGCTCGGCGAGCGGTGACTCCAGCAGGAGACGGTAGGTGCGCAGAGCGTTGTCGCCCGTGCGCGCGCCCGAGGAGGGCTCGGCGAGGAGCGGCCAGCCACCCTCCTGGGCGAGGATGCGCGAAGGTGGGCCGGCATCGTCACCGGCGACGACGACCGTGCGCGGCGTTCCGGCGCCGGTCTCGATCGACTCGAAGATCATCAGCTCGGGACGTACCGGCTCCGGACGGGCCTCGATCCGCCCCGGCTCCCACCGGTCGGGTGGGGTGAGCGGGTCGTCGAGCTGGACGTTCCAGTGGACGGGCCCGCGCGCGAGATCGAGGGTCTCGACATCGCCCGCCTCGGGCGCCACGTGCAGGTCGACGGTCTCCACCAGCCGACCGAAGACGCCGACCTGGTCGGTGACCTGGTTGGCGCCGGTCTCGCGCAGCCGGGACGGCCGGTCGGCGGTGACCACGGCCAGCGGCACCCCGGCATGGGCTGCCTCGAGCACGGCCGGGTGCAGGTTGGCGACCGCGGTGCCCGAGGTGCACATCACCGCCGCCCGCGCGCCGACCTTGGTCAGGCCGAGCGCGAAGAAGCCGGCGGAGCGCTCGTCGATGCGGGTGTGCAGGCGCAGCAGACCCGCCCGTGAGGCGTCGAGCACCGCGAACGACAGCGGCGCGTTGCGCGACCCCGGCGCGATGACGACGTCGGTGACCCGCGCCTCGACGAGCGCGGTGACGACCGCCCGGGCAAGGTCGGTAGCGGTCGTCATGGTGCTCCTCTGTGTTGATGCGTCGGCGCCATTTTCCCGCCCTGGCAGGATTCTGCCCCGCTCACCGGAGCGACTCCCGATAGGCGAGCACGTCCTCCAGACGCTGCTGCCAGAACCGCGCCCGCTCCGGGGTCGCTCGCAGCGCCTGCTCGGCGACCAGCCGCTCGGGCGCCGGCGACGTGCTGAGCACCGGGAGGGCTCCGGCGGAAGGCAGCAGCGGCTCGGCGGCGGTGTCGGCGGTGAACATCGAGACCGTGCCCAGCCCGCACGCGTAGGGCAGCTCGGGCAGTGCCGCCGCGAGCGCGACACCTGCGGCCATCCCGACCGAGGTCTCCAGCGCCGAGGAGACCACGCACGGCAGCCCGATGTCCTCCGCGATCCGCAGGCACGCGCGTACGCCGCCCAGCGGCTGCACCTTCAGCACGGCCACGTCGGCGGCTTCGAGGTCGCGTACGCGATAAGGGTCCGCGGCTCGCCTGATCGACTCGTCGGCCGCGACCGGCACATCCACCTTGCGGCGTACGTCGGCGAGCTCCTCGACCGTGGGGCAGGGCTGTTCGACGTACTCCAGCCCGCCGGCGGCACGGTCGAGCACGCCGATCGCGGCGACCGCCTCCTCGACCGACCAGAGTCCGTTGACGTCGATCCGCACGCGTCCGGAAGAGCCGAGGGCGTCGCGCACCGCCTCGACCCGGGCGATGTCGTCGGTCAGGCTCTGGCCCGGGTCGGCGACCTTCACCTTGGCGGTCGCACACCCGGAGCGCGCCACGATCTGGTGAGCTCGCTCGGGTCCCACCGCCGGCACGGTCACGTTGACGGGCACCGTCTCGCGCAGCGGGGCCGGCCAGTCACCCGCCGCGGCCTCCTCGGCGCAGCGCAGCCAGGGTTCGACCTCGGGGGTGTCGTAGTCGAGGAACGGCGACCACTCGCCCCACCCGCCGGCGCCCTCGAAGACCACACCCTCGCGCTCGGTGATCCCGCGGAACCGGGTGGTCATCGGCAGGGAGAACGTGTGCAAGGCGTACGTCACCGCGGCTCCTCCGCTCCGGTGGCCAGCGCGAGCATGGCCCGACGGTCGGGCTTGCCGTTGCCGAGGAGCGGGATCTCGTCGAGCGTGACGATCTGGCGCGGCGCCCATGATCGGGGGTGCTCCGCGGCGACCCAGTCACGGGCGCCGGCTGCGTCGAGGTCGCCGACGACGAAGGCGACCAGCCGCTGGCCCCACTCCTCGTCGGGTGCGCCGAGCGCTTCCGCGGCCGCGACGGCCGGGTGCTCGCGGAGCCGTCGGGCGACCAGCGCCGCCGGCACCTTGACTCCTCCGGTGATCACCATGTCGTCGATCCGGCCGAGGATCTTGAGCCGGCCGTCGTCGTCCAGGGTGCCGGCGTCGGAGGTGAGGAACCAGCCGTCGACCAGGGCGTTCGCGGTCTGCTCGGGGTCGTCCTGGTAGCCGTCGAAGAGCGTCGG
The sequence above is drawn from the Nocardioides albertanoniae genome and encodes:
- a CDS encoding ankyrin repeat domain-containing protein, with the translated sequence MTTTLPWDGILMPREAYGPAAVKARDSLTDAAAQGDWRRALSQVRNDYTVGVNTWKIGGESMFTPLHHAAYLGAPRETVQELLSLGGVRSLPTAHGETPYQLAKRRGHAHLLDMLDPYFRPGTPLGDHLEGVNHHVNATLGELTHDFRGDHQLRTFDIRLICEERGPEEAWFTAPGMYGGIRIGMFWGRAHLEYSSRLGDSYAVVGPEGAAYVTRSTRPLPAR
- a CDS encoding demethylmenaquinone methyltransferase is translated as MTRADLDKQPGEVRRMFDAVAKRYDVTNDVLSLGQDRRWRREVIKAVDPKPGEIVLDLAAGTGTSSQPFLDAGAEVVPTDFSIGMLQVGKEAKPHLPFTAGDGTRLPYRDGTFDAVTISFGLRNIVDPEAGLRELRRVTRPGGRIVVCEFSHPTWKPFRTVYVEYLMKALPPVARAVSSSPDAYVYLAESIRAWPDQAGLAAMLSSAGWQTPTWTNLSGGIVALHHATA
- a CDS encoding MBL fold metallo-hydrolase, giving the protein MRITKFGHACVRIEHDGAVVVVDPGVFTQPEALDGATAVLITHEHPDHYSPALLEGNDAPVYTIGAVAAQIEKGAPAVHERTTVVGPGESFDAGLPVTAVNEKHAVIHPDMPHFDNSGYLITAGDQTLFHPGDALDGPGRPVDVLFLPVSAPWARSSELIDFARDTGASRTVAIHDRIYSDAGANVFDTQAGALIPAERGYVRLADGADL
- a CDS encoding GH25 family lysozyme produces the protein MSPLRLRSVRATAIAAGLLLALSLSPTAPAGAEPAAATPKKNDRHLTDNAKSHGVTLKDGAYVGWSTKGSHAQGGSPHKEPISAQATVSGMDVSGHQGNVDWAYWWGQGKRFAYVKATEGSYYKNSTYFPQQYNGSYNQGFIRGAYHFANPSDSGGAAQADYFVDNGGGWSGDGKTLPGVLDIEYNPYDGGTCYGLSQASMRSWIAAFLDRYRSRTGRDAVIYTTTDWWTTCTGNTSQFSSAHPLWIARYASGPGTLPAGWGFYTFWQYTSSPLDQNTFNGAYDRLQALARG
- a CDS encoding YciI family protein — its product is MALIAVTYTYNDLPELRAAHLSAHREFLGSLPGLVLSGPTSTGSALLLFEGDVDTESIETTLDDDPFRAVGLIDARQVFEWTPVLGSWKDTLGL
- a CDS encoding ArsR/SmtB family transcription factor, with product MSEDRLSRVFAALADPTRRDLVARLSAADTTVGDLAAPYDVSLQAVSKHLKVLEDAGLVSRESRRAPVRLEAEVFDLMTKWIERYQQQAEERYRRLDALLDDMQHNPSGREEDAS
- a CDS encoding HD domain-containing protein, with the translated sequence MDDSPADLIIDLNPLPDEIDDRLRAQLTFIAEADRLKTILRASGLAAVERRENDAEHSWHLALMVLLLAEYANEPIDVGHAMKLVIIHDMVEIYAGDSPVFDPAAVVGQVEREVAAAERLFPLLPEDQAREIRALWDEFEAAETPEARFCKGIDRLEPMLLNWLNRGGTWRMPGATESKIRGREAGVVAASTTLGKATDAIVRNGIANGWIRPDPAPGSDSDPDA
- a CDS encoding HNH endonuclease signature motif containing protein codes for the protein MSVENHVDHWGTSPGDPVSAALAAIETALGDLLTMDPAYWRTSQKKDVLARLETLKAQQAALELRVLATAGDIAEEAGDRDASAWIRANLLVDKSAARAQIKLAAAVAKHELLATGLADGVISHDKARVITKALNAIEANSAASAEDLLLAEKLLVDYATRLTANELRVVGKRILVEIDPARFEDAEAKALLAEEERAQQKTALRIWDNHDGTVGFDGVLPVAMGMRFKTHVEAWAQPRKQQLAEKGTPLPPWERLVGQGFARLIETIDPVALPRHGGDATTINVVISLDDLRKELGTAILGFDETNGTMISATEARKIACNATIIPWVLGSDGQVLDAGRSSRFFQPIQRKALRLQQKCCQAEGCDMPPEWCDAHHLTPWSLGGKTDLKDGVLLCPHHHRLAHAPGFTHERLPDGTIRFTRRP
- a CDS encoding SRPBCC family protein — translated: MTTTKNETLIEASKETPTITITREFDAPPELVFRAHAEKELYAKWLGPADVGMHITDWDFRTGGAWAYSAERDGDEFTQFFGSFHEVRENERIVQTFTWRGAPDGASLEYLTFEPLPGGRTRLIGFSVVESFETQAAIMSSGMDKGVIQGYEQLDELLAGLS
- a CDS encoding isochorismate synthase, with the protein product MSQLPTTSSLRSGGHGDPEKSESEQRALVATTVALDAGSETLDDLLALLPARRRVLSWVRHGEGLVGWGTAAQIRTSGPERFAHATKWFDELAAASTVSDEVEVPGSGLIGFGSFAFADLPGYSVFTVPSVVVGRRGDAAWVTTIGPAASPPPVLAPTAPPESPRDVVFADAYVDGEHWMRIVADAVSRLQAGDLDKVVLARDLLAAADAPIDIRAVLRRLADTYPTCWTFHVDDLFGATPELLVRRERGLVTSRVLAGTIWPTGEDADPQRSSDLALAASLSESSKNLEEHEYAARSVADALEPHCSSMNVPEAPFVLKLPNVMHLATDITGVASDGVSSLDLAAALHPSAAVGGTPREQAVDLIAEIESMERARYAGPVGWMDATGDGEWGIALRSAEMIDDHTARLFAGCGIVAGSDPETELAETQAKFVPIRDALS